TTACAATAACTGAGCACAAAAAGATCAAATATGTTTATGGCAGAAAAGACTTAAATGATGCATTGATATTacattgtttcttttgttcGAAATTCCACCAGTCTTGGCAGTTAACCTGTGTTAAGCATACAATTATATGCAAAGACATTGTCAGGTCAGTAAACGTTATTCATCTGTCACAAATtagtttgtgattttttttgttgaattGAGAAGATGGAGATAACAACACATGGATTGATCTAATATTGATCTGATATTGAGGAAAAACCACATCTATGTAAAGTTTTGATCTCTAATTGCAGAACACCCACTGTTCTTACTAGTATTGCATTGTTTCCAACTGCAATGACACCTTCAATACccttccacaaacacacacaccaatggCAACAACACAGCACTACAATGcacatcttgtttttctttcatttacttgaATGACCTCCCCTTGCTTAACATTCTGTAGAACACTgaatctgacaaaaaaaaaaaagccttaaaaGTCATAAAAGatatgcgcgcacacacatacctaAAGGCcattttaaagcaaatatactcaaacatttgaaaaaatctGGCAAAGTTGTGCATGAAGGTCACTGAAAACTAATGGTCTGGGACCCAATGCTTGAATTACTGAAACTTTCATTATCATCCAAACTCCAAACATTGTTTGCCAATAGAATGGGACTTTGAGGAACCCAAATGTATAACACTTTGATAATGTCCTTGATTAAGAATGGCCTGAAGTACAAGTGTCCCAACATGCATGCAACCTGCACAAAGAGGCATAGTTTTAAGAAGTTGGCTGAAAAATAAGGCACACTAGCTGTCTTTTGTTTACATGCAGACCAGCCTCATCCCCATCATTTCAGAAGGTCACATGCTTTATGTAGTTCATCTCTAACCTGCTCTAGAGTAGTGCTCAAGTAGCAAAATGACAGATTTGTGAGCATGTGCCACTCAAAACTCATTTTCTGCAGTGACTAAAACCTAAACATATCTTCTTTGCTTGAACTTCTTCTTCTGTTGAAAGATACACTGAAAGTTCCTCCTCAAATTCTGACTCTGCTAGTTCAGGTTTATCAAGATCTGCATGAGTCATGCCCTGTGGCAGACAAATCTCTAGGTCTTTAGGATCAATCTCTGCCATCTTACGATTCATAGATGGAGGATGTAGAGGTGGTAAAGACTGATGTACACAGTTTTCATTTGGTATAGATGCACCAACTGTGGATTTGCTTAGATTTCTCTCACCTTCTACTTTGCTAAACACAGTCCGCTGGTATTTTATGATGTCATCAATATGAAACAGCATTTTTCGTTTGTCTATTGGTGGCTTAACCCATGGCAGCTGTTTTGCCAGAGTAATGAGAAGGTTTCTAATTATCTGAAGTGTCTCAGAAGCATTTCTggtaaaataatgtaatttgaAATCAGTGCAAAATTCAGATAAAGATTTCTTAAAGCGCCTGGGGACATCTCCTGCCTGCCATACTATGTAAGCAGCCGGCACAATAATATTTGactgttttctcccttgtgtaaCCCAGCCTTTTTCACAAATGCTAATCAGATGACTAACTTTGACTTGAAATTCTGGACTGAAACAGGCATTTGCAAGGATAGGGCTCACCAAGGATTCCAGACGTAGGTATGATGTACTCTGACTGTTTTCACTTTCCACTGTTCGAAGTGCTTTGGTTAGTAGCTTTATGTTCTTTATTCCAGATTGATTTTGCAAGAATTTAAAAGTTACCTGCACACCGTTTTCTCTTGCTATAAAATATGCACAGGTGGCACCAATCGCTTCCTTAAAGGAAATGCTTGCTCGTTTGACTCCCTCAGTCTCATAAATTTTTTCATACAGCTTCACTGCTTGTTCTGTCAGCTCTGCATCCAGATTCAATGCTCTGCTAACAACATTTGTGGCTTTGATTCCAAGTGTTTTACCCTCTGGAGGCTGACGACCTTCACCTGTGAATTTCGGCTTTGGTGCTCTAACCCATCCGTATGTGGTATCACCTTGTCCATCGATCACAGCAACTTCTCGAGTTGAGACAAAGTTATCTTCTTCCACGAAATAACCACAGTCCCGGCAAATCAACTGCTCATTTCCATTTATCAATTCTTGTGTTAGGTTACGTCCATGACACGATTCACATGTACGAGGAGCCTGCTGTAAATAAGCTGTGTTTTCTTGAGAACCATTATAATTTAACGGTTTTTCCTTTTCAGAATTTGCAGTCACAGAGGAATACTTTGGCGGCTTAGACGAACTGGATATTGGATTTTGCTCGGTGTCTTGTCCATCGATAGATTCTTCATACACTTCATCTGCAAAATCACCTGTCTTGTCTTCTTCGTTAGCATAAATATAATCCAAGTCAGATTCGTCAAGCACCGTACCGCAATCTGAACACACCGACTTTGGAAAACCCCCAACATATTCCGTTACCAAAGCCTTTTCTCCACACTCTGGACATTCAGAGCCCTCGGTAGCTAACAAACTAAAACTCATTGTCTgctaaaactttgaaaaaatagGTTACGTTTTCGGTACAATTAAGTACCTTGTAGAAGAGTTGAGCGAAGATACAAATCGTAAACAAAACGTAGCGgaagtttaaaaattcatctAGGTGGAGGAAAACCTTGGTTGAAttataaaatatgaattatGGTTCTCTGTGTTTTAAAATCGTGGATGCatgaagtatttttattattgatatttataTTGAAAATCAACAGAggtttaatatttaaaacaagtgTATTCTTTGTCGAAGTCGTTTATAATtccaaaattttatattttccgcgggaatatttttaaaacatggcgACGAAGAGAATGTTTTACGTTACTGCATCGAACCAAAATGttggcagaaagaaaaacaggtcAGCAATAACATTTTCTCGCCATGCTATGACatctggatatatatataactattttATGAATACACTTTTCCCATTTCAAACTATGCCAACTTGCCAAATCCATTTTAACCTGCTTCATATGGTTACCATATAAACacttaaaacattgttttctataCACGAAGATGACACATTAGAGACACATTTTGCAAACCAGTCATCAAATCTttcaatttaaattaaaaaatactgtgataatattgaaaaaattcGCAAAAATCTTAGCTAAGTTTGCCGTGATCGTGAAAACAGGCCTTCACTTAATGTTCTACTTTATTCATTGTCGCTTAGCAGCAGGACCGAAAAGGAGTAGTTaatcatgtttttaaattgtaacgatcaaagaaaaaatatatagcagTCATCTTTGCTAATATTATCGTGCTTCAGTTTACCAATCATGATCGCAAAcgattttcttccttctttttgtaAGGTTTTTAGTTTTCGCTCTAATCGGGATATCCAGATTTCTCGGGCTTGATTTCTGCCGCTAAATGCTTAGCTTTATCTTATCGCCTACTTTTGATCTATCAGTTCTTTTCAGTCGGCGTAGTGAAACACTTGTACCCTCAGATCCCTTCCATAACGTATCCTTCAGCTCGTACTCGATCGGCAACTGGGCACGACGTTTTGAGCAAAGCCAACTCGCTCGCTTGCTCTTCTCCCTTGccctatttctttctctctaaaatTAGGATGCCGTTAAAATTTGTTGTATTTGGTACAGTTACGATGTGGTTTGCTCTGCATAATATTAGTCATTTGGAACCACCCAAAATATCCAAGAATTCtgcaaataaacattaacaaataacaataagCATGTTTTATATTGTAATGTACAATTGCAACAGTCAGATGTAGCATTTGCCATTcctgtcaacaaaaatatttttcctgcCATTTGGTGAGGATCATACAAATATTGTATGTCTGTGCAAGtttcacacatgcatgcacacacacactctctttctctctctttcactttaTCTCTCTGCTTTATTATGTCGATTGACCTTTAGTTATACAACTTTTTTCAGTCACTCAATTTATAGTTTACATCCCAGAGTAAATTTTATCATCCAGTTTCATGGTCCGTATGCTTTTGTATCTATTTCAAGTCAAAaggaatataaaatttatttatcctTACCAGTAGTTGATTTCCTTTCAATTACTAAATGTAGGCAGagatttctgttaaaataaagCCAAGGCAGCTTTAGAAATTAAGTTTACATACCTTCtccatatattttattcatttcttctctAATGAATGTAACTAAGCATTACTTTTAAGACGTACTTTCTCTGTTATGTCTTTCAGGCGTCCTCTTGCACAAGGACGTTTGGTTACATCTCCCACACCACAAGAAGCAAATTTACCTCATCTGCAGCAAGGTGAGAGCTATCAAATACATATAGTCACCTATACAATGAATCATTGAATGAAACATAGTAACATTGAGTAGATTTGATTGGAATAGTTTCACTGTTCAGTTCTTAAATGCCATGGTGAAAAAGTTACCATAGTAAAAGTACAATGCTTAGTTTGTGAAAATTTTGTGGATCTTTTACAGGTATAGTTCATGACACTTTTCACCACCAGTCTGTGGCTGTAGATGATCTAAATGCCACACCTCGCAGGTAATGAAATATCATAAAACTTGCTTTTCTGTTGGTATCTCAGCTCTCAGCTATATctgttatcttttttgtttgttttaatagcAGGTAATGAATTGGCATCTGAGATGTTATTTAAATTAGAAATAGGCCACATGATTGCAACTGAAACTCCTGTGTGTAAAGTGAAATGTTGAGATGTCGTAAATCTTTAAATAAGTATGGTATCATCAAACAAGCTCAAGACTCTCTGCTTGTTGTTTCCTATACTAAGTTAGTGCTGTTCTGGTGCACAGAATAGTCAGACCTCTAGAGTCTTGTGGCACATATTGCCATTTAGATATTGAAGAACTTTGTGAGGCCTGGCAGAGATGCCAGCTGAGATCAGCCTGCCGGAAATGGGTGTACAGCTGATGACATCTCCAACTACTTCACTCTCTATGGATAAGCTCACGTAATGCTCATGTCTGGTTTCCTTCCCACTGCCTATGGCCCTCATCAGTTTCTGTCTTCTGAGAGCCTGGCCATTCAAGCTCTGTCAGTCCCAGCAGTACCATTTtagtttatgatgatgatgccatttCAGTGtcttctttgtctgtttctatGACAGGACTATACCACATGCAACAGAACATCAGTCTCCTAGACCTAGTCCTCCTGCAGAAAAACTAGATCTTTCTGATAGTGAGGAAGATTTTGTCACTCAGGTatttaattcaatattttttgtttgagaagaggattttttttttttaagttattcttaaaattctttaaatgtagTTTGTGTTTTCTAAATACTTACATATTTCTACAGGTGGACCATGGAGAGTTCCAACACTTGCCTCATTCGCAACCCGAAGTACATCATGTACCTCATGTTGTAGTGCTAGATGCCTCTGCAGCATGCGCATCTCCAAACCAGGTTGAAGTTGAGTGTGTCCTTGGCTACGAGAGGACTCCTGTTCAAGTTATATGTCACAATCAACAATCCTTCAGCAAACAGAGCCTTTCAAAGTTTGTTGTGGACATCAACTCTTTTCAGTTAGAGTATTGTGAAGCTATGGTCTTTCACTTCTGAAGATTTACTGTACAGATGTGAAAGTATACAATCATACAAATATACctataatataataatgtgtacttgtaATCTGTgccatcacaaccaagataaattgcactctctgcgcagcaccagtaatgataaatgaaaaacaacacAGTAGATGGTGAAGTATGTAGAGGCACACTGAACGACAAGGATAAAGTACATGAGTAGAACATAAaacaatggatgaaggtatgaagggatatatgtactataaacagtgtaagatacagttgttacatgatggttaacatgactgACAGTATTGgaagggagttaagaatagtaattcagggatagtagttggatatgttttcagaaaacGTTTTAATGTAGCTTTGGAGTCAGAGTGACGAATGTGATGGGAGAGAGAGTTCCAGTTCACAGAGGTAGAACgtctgtgtgtgactgtctttgtgggagggagggatagaatgcaggagtctgatgaggagtgaaggttttgagcaggagtgtggacagacaagatttcagtaaagtagtagCCTTCAAAGAATGCATTgtatagagttgagagcttgtagtctattctagctttaactggtagccaatgaagtgAGGGAAGAAGTGAATGTTCAGATTTGCAAGTCCGGAAAATGAGACGAGCAGCTGAATTCTGGACTTTCGGGAGTTTgtgaggtactgtggacagccagcaagaagagttgcagtagtctagtttagacagaacaaatgagcagataaGAATTTTGGTGGTTTCTATGGACAGAGTATAGCAAATGGAGCTGAtctggagctcatagtatgcaaaatgacagatgtgagaaacatgcttaTTAAGAGACATAGCAGCAggcattatgtaacctaagttacgTGTTGAAGTCAAAAAAAGGAACATCAGCATCGCCTACccgaacagagacaggcagtggAGGGTAAACTCTTGGtctctttggaaaaaaataaaggcttaagttttttcatctttagtgtttttttaacttgttgGGTCATCCAcagtctaatatcagaaatacaattTTGGATGCTCTGGATATCAGCGTGTGCCTGAGAAAAACAACTTGTATACAGCTGAGTGTCATTAGCAAAGTACTGATTGGATATAGAGTGAGACTGAATTAGAGTAGTAAGTGGTTTAGTGTACATGATAAAAAGGATAGGACAAAGTACAGAAATTTGGAGAACTCCCAAGCGAATAGAGACGGGGAGACGTACAGCCAAATTTGTGTATTAACAAACAAATGCCAAATGATTGACTTGTCAAATGAGTGAATCTGTAAAATCAGAAACAAGATTTATTGTTTTAGACTTAATTATCtgtaatagttttgttttattgttcacTTCTCAATTTTGATGTGACATTCTATTCATGAACTTGTACGATATAAAGCTGTAAAATTAGATCAGTGcaaaatacagcaaacattGTATCTAGTGTCTTGTAAATGGCAGGAAGCATACATTAATATGAAAtggtcaaaaacaaaaataatgttctgCATTTTCAAAGACAGAAGAATAATTTTGATGTGTTTGTGCTGATTACGGAAATTGGATGTTACAGCATTGATGAAAAGAAGGATTCAGCCATTGGAAAGTCCAGGTCACTCCAGTACCTAGAGTGGGAAATAAGCATGCTTCTGTAAGAACACAGCCTGTTATCTCACCTCTTAGAGGAAATGACAAAAGAGTGCCAGGTTTGTcgatattttaatttctagtaACTGCCTGCATCTGTTTTAGCAGTGTATAAAGTAGGGAACAGTTTTTACCAAGGATGGCACATGTTATCCTTATTGTTTAAACTAAAGACTTTATGCAAATAGTTTTCaggtttattattaatatcactTATGGGTCATAACCAGTgtcaaattatgtttttttttctggtgattgGATTGGGGGAGATTCTGATTTTTAGGACTGAAATTAAATAGTGAATCAACTGAACGGTGTTTATACTGGTGACATAGTCAATAAgttaggtttttaaaaaaaacactcagTATTAGGTGTCTATTGTATATTCTACTTTAATGGAAGTCCCAACAAGGGCAAAGTAAAAATGAACTTTGTAGAATGAAATTGGCTGTCACCTGGCGATATTTAAATTCATGCTATTAGATCTCTTCTGTAAGACAACATGGACACAAAGTTCATGAAGACCattttaaatgctaaaaatgcacacacacacacataaaaaatgtGTGGACATGATCCTTTGTCTTGCATTTTGACCAAAAGAACTTTAATGACAAATTCTTGATGCTTGAAGAGGAAGAGAACTTTCTTGAaactcattttgattttttttcttctcatacaGGAAGCACAGAAAGTTTACAGCAAGAAGGTATGAAATCAAGTGAAGAGATTGATACGATGGTTTCCCGAATcacaagacaagaaaatacAGGCTCTGCCAAGAAAGTACATGTCCCTCATCTGGAGCAGCCAATGTCTTTAGCATCAGGGAAAGTCCTTGTGAATGCAGAAAAACCAGGCTTGGGAAGATCCGTCATTCCAGTAAATGCTGCAAGTGATAGTGACTCATGCTCACTGTTTGAATATGTTCCACAGAATAAAAACAggttaaaaactttttaaaatgatatgaaaattcAGTTAAGAACTTTTAGTTTATGAAATTAAcaaaaaccctaaaaaaaactttcttttatatcaGCAGAAAGTTTTGTGAAGTTGCTGCTCTGTTGATTTGGTCACTggattaaatacaaaattttgaaaaaagaaaaactaaggtCATTTATTTgtgatcattttatttattcatgcagagaaaaagtttagcttttcttctcctttacaGATTGAAGACATCTAATGACAGCCAGAAATTGGCTCCAGGTTCtggcaagaaaaagaagggtAGGTTTAATTTAGGTTTATGCTACAAAAATGAGCTGCATTGCTTGAGTGGTACCCCTTCTCCTGACACTGTCGTGCTGAGTGAACTACATCAAAAGGCAACAAGGGAGTCAAGGGGAATGAATGACATGTTGCTGCCTGTCATGGAACTCTCTTGTGTGCACTCTCACACTCTAAGTGTGCCTTTTGAAATGGTGTTGTCAAAGTCTGCACTGTGTACCAAAGTTTTTAATGTCCGATTAGtggtaaaataaatattaaaatgaagatATTCTGGAGAACAATACCTTAACCAAATAAAACATACGACCTTTCCAGAAATAAAAGGAGTACTTCTGTCAAATCTGGACAAGAGTGTGTTTTTTCAtaaatatctctctcacacacacacaaccacacagaTTTATTTATAAGGGTCCAGCTAACTGCATGTGTTTCCTTTCCTTTGAGGGGATTGGAGTTGTGGTGGTGGCAGATATGTTTTCTTTGCCAAAATGTATACTTGGtaaatgtttattgctttcACCCAGTCAGATAAGCTTAAAAAGTGTTCCTGGGAAATTACGTTTTGGGAGGTCGTGCTGCTAAGTAGACTGTTTTGAGTAAGCCAATTTATATGCAGACTTAGGcataccttttaaaaaaagagtgaaaatataaacaaggaaGAGCAATTAAATGATGTAAAATTCAACATTATCTTTTAGATCTATTCACTTTAAACGGAAAGATTTCTTTAAACAGTTGTTTGCTGCAGGAGAGAGGATTGTGGCTTCCCGTTACTTGCAAAGTGCTGGTTTAAAGAAGAAGTCTGCCTCAGCTGGTCCAGAAAAGGTCAGTTTGCTGCTGTTCTTCAGTTTTTCAGTTACTGATTCAACAAAGTGAATCAACATTTACCTTGGTAAATTGTGGCAGTTTGTGACCCACAATCATTGCAAGCTGCTtcttgatatatatacacacacagacatccaAATATCCCTAGGATTCAATAAATGGCTAAACTACAGCAGTGAATCCATGAAATATCACTATGTTGACATAGCATGGTACAGAGAACACTGCAGGTAGCACTTGcttcacaaaatataaataccaAGATCATCAAAGAAGagtgaacacaaaaaaaaagaaggatggATGATACATTCTTGTGAAGGTTCCTAGTAGTGaaatggttaaaacacttgtcacCACAGTGAgtggccctgggttcagatctcatcatGGGAcaatgtatgtgacacctgctCACATAGCCAGCCACCTGATGTTTTCTCTAGTTACTCTGGTTATCTCCTCTTTCCCTCTTAGTGCAAAATTACTTctaggtgaaagcactttcctgcAAAATCAACTAACCAGTCTACATTCTTATGAAAAGCTGAGACCCAAAAGAACAGTTAATGAGACAAGCATGTATATGGACAGCACAATGTGAAATATTCCCTAAAccttcttttttcaaatattttagttttgcgCTTTTCCACTTCCTGATTGTCAGTGCTATAGATTTCCTTATTTATCTTTGTTACTTcttacacaattttatttatcatacaTTTTAACTCCATACA
This sequence is a window from Pomacea canaliculata isolate SZHN2017 linkage group LG5, ASM307304v1, whole genome shotgun sequence. Protein-coding genes within it:
- the LOC112563916 gene encoding transcription factor IIIB 50 kDa subunit-like; its protein translation is MSFSLLATEGSECPECGEKALVTEYVGGFPKSVCSDCGTVLDESDLDYIYANEEDKTGDFADEVYEESIDGQDTEQNPISSSSKPPKYSSVTANSEKEKPLNYNGSQENTAYLQQAPRTCESCHGRNLTQELINGNEQLICRDCGYFVEEDNFVSTREVAVIDGQGDTTYGWVRAPKPKFTGEGRQPPEGKTLGIKATNVVSRALNLDAELTEQAVKLYEKIYETEGVKRASISFKEAIGATCAYFIARENGVQVTFKFLQNQSGIKNIKLLTKALRTVESENSQSTSYLRLESLVSPILANACFSPEFQVKVSHLISICEKGWVTQGRKQSNIIVPAAYIVWQAGDVPRRFKKSLSEFCTDFKLHYFTRNASETLQIIRNLLITLAKQLPWVKPPIDKRKMLFHIDDIIKYQRTVFSKVEGERNLSKSTVGASIPNENCVHQSLPPLHPPSMNRKMAEIDPKDLEICLPQGMTHADLDKPELAESEFEEELSVYLSTEEEVQAKKICLGFSHCRK
- the LOC112565080 gene encoding uncharacterized protein LOC112565080; amino-acid sequence: MATKRMFYVTASNQNVGRKKNRRPLAQGRLVTSPTPQEANLPHLQQGIVHDTFHHQSVAVDDLNATPRRTIPHATEHQSPRPSPPAEKLDLSDSEEDFVTQVDHGEFQHLPHSQPEVHHVPHVVVLDASAACASPNQVEVECVLGYERTPVQVICHNQQSFSKQSLSNIDEKKDSAIGKSRSLQYLEWEISMLL